In Saccharomycodes ludwigii strain NBRC 1722 chromosome III, whole genome shotgun sequence, one DNA window encodes the following:
- a CDS encoding uncharacterized protein (similar to Saccharomyces cerevisiae YNL162W-A | putative protein of unknown function), with protein sequence MTTLAENTTKCPNCKSDLVNCLINQNQSLVICPNQQCLYPFDQNRVDNEIFYVTNEELSKIVSEKVTMKDIFNDEQLKDL encoded by the coding sequence atgaCAACTTTAGCTGAGAATACTACAAAATGTCCAAACTGTAAATCGGACCTGGTCAATTGTTTAATCAATCAAAACCAAAGTTTGGTAATATGTCCAAATCAACAATGTTTATATCCTTTTGATCAGAATCGTGTAGACaatgaaatattttatgtAACAAATGAAGAATTATCAAAGATTGTCTCGGAAAAAGTAACAATGAaggatatttttaatgacgaacaattaaaagatttgtaa
- the RIA1 gene encoding GTPase RIA1 (similar to Saccharomyces cerevisiae YNL163C | RIA1 | RIbosome Assembly), which yields MGRLLSPETCAKLQANPKNIRNICILAHVDHGKTSLSDSLLASNGIISTKLAGKVRYLDSRPDEQSRGITMESSAISLYFRVLKKLNNKEEEEEGDTNVQVNEHLINLIDSPGHIDFSSEVSAASRLCDGAVVLVDVVEGVCSQTVIVLRQCWTEKLKPILVLNKIDRLITELKLSPEETYFHLTKVIEQVNSVIGSFFAGDLALDDLSWREQIEAGNIDTQFVEKDDSDLYFHPEKNNVIFASAIDGWGFNIDQIAKFYEKKLGMNRNKLNQVLWGDYYLDSKTKKIIEKKALKGKNLKPLFVSFILDNIWKVYGCVLGDATEQGDHQLDIAGIEKITKVLDVKLTPRDLRSKDHKALLKTIMGQWLPVSTAVLLTCIEKVPSPVDSQAEKIESILSVTPNADLIDVDLKSAMERCDCKGPVSAYVSKMLSIPREELPIKNEVNEAPTNQLAQLARTARLEALKVAKAAERAEILAKLNAQNEDGKKKTQNRKNEKNKDVQESYDDGDALYSRAKDTVTTPNIDGMERLKKKSKVINVNDTSNITNTDEFKIVSAPAPEFHLDFEYEKDSNEYGSDDNEDSYVDDTTGLDVNNYVPPPIDPNDPLSSLFEYEEEEPMDYQAEEEESLEEVSNEVLVGFARIYSGTLKIGQEISILEPKYDPSTPDKHIKSAVITDLYLFMGKDLISLNEVPAGNIVGIAGLDHKILKNGTLIEPGIKGVNLAGSTFHSRPIVRVALESADPTQMNKLVRGLELLNQADPCVETYVEDNGEHILCTAGELHLERCLNDLEERFAGIEITRSDPVIPYMETYISTTDMNPPRNSEAGRGFVQFNLGEYKLTLHTMPLARELTQFLINNQESIKQMNKHKKIDIKFKENISKLLPKPLNVSNITSFGGKRCGPNILFSSNNVLRNYFEFVSKDKFAYADSIINGFQLACNEGPLCKEEVQGMAIIVDDVYKMTEEEIAALCVPNYQIVVPNLSGRFMTCTRDAIHESFLDWSPRIMLAIYSCAIQAPVEVLGKVYAVVQKRHGRIVSEEMKEGTPFFEIIARIPVVEAFGFSDDIRKRTSGAAQPQLVFSGFESIDLDPFWVPTTEEELEKLGEFADKENIARKHMNAIRKRKGLFVDEKVVKNAEKQRTLKKD from the coding sequence ATGGGGCGATTACTTAGTCCTGAAACTTGTGCAAAATTACAAGCAAATCCAAAAAACATCCgtaatatttgtattttggCCCATGTAGATCATGGGAAAACCTCGTTATCTGATTCATTACTAGCTTCAAATGGGATTATTTCTACTAAATTGGCAGGGAAAGTACGGTATTTAGATTCTAGACCGGACGAGCAATCACGAGGCATTACAATGGAATCTTCTGcaatatctttatatttccgtgttttaaaaaaattgaacaacaaagaggaggaggaggagggaGATACCAATGTTCAAGTCAATGAGCATTTAATCAATCTAATTGACTCACCAGGTCATATTGATTTTAGCAGTGAAGTTAGCGCAGCAAGCCGTTTATGCGATGGTGCTGTAGTTTTGGTTGACGTTGTCGAAGGGGTTTGTTCGCAAACAGTTATTGTTTTAAGACAGTGTTGGACGGAAAAGTTGAAGCctattttagttttaaataaaatcgATCGTTTAATCACCGAATTGAAACTGTCACCGGAAGAAACGTATTTCCATTTAACCAAAGTTATTGAACAAGTTAATTCTGTTATAGGTTCCTTTTTTGCTGGGGATTTAGCCCTGGATGATTTATCTTGGAGAGAACAGATAGAGGCAGGTAATATTGATACTCAATTTGTCGAGAAAGATGATTCTGACTTATATTTCCATCcggaaaaaaataatgttatttttgccAGTGCTATTGATGGTTGGGGGTTCAATATTGATCAAATTGCAAAATTTTACGAAAAAAAGTTGGGAATgaatagaaataaattgaatCAGGTTTTGTGGGGTGACTATTATTTGGATTCAAagaccaaaaaaattatagaaaaGAAAGCCCTAAAGggtaaaaatttgaaaccCTTGTTtgtatcttttattttggatAATATCTGGAAAGTGTATGGGTGTGTCTTAGGTGATGCCACTGAGCAAGGTGACCATCAGTTAGATATAGCTggcattgaaaaaattacaaaagtTTTGGATGTAAAATTAACACCACGCGATTTAAGGAGCAAAGACCATAAGGCGTTGTTGAAAACCATAATGGGTCAATGGTTACCCGTAAGCACTGCAGTTTTATTAACCTGTATTGAGAAAGTTCCCTCTCCTGTCGATTCACAAGCTGAAAAGATTGAGTCTATTTTAAGTGTTACACCAAACGCTGATTTAATTGACGTGGATTTAAAAAGTGCCATGGAAAGATGTGATTGTAAAGGCCCTGTTTCAGCATATGTCTCTAAAATGCTATCTATTCCAAGGGAAGAATTACCTATTAAAAACGAAGTTAATGAGGCTCCAACTAACCAACTGGCACAGCTTGCTAGGACTGCAAGATTAGAGGCTTTGAAGGTAGCTAAAGCGGCAGAAAGAGCTGAAATTCTTGCAAAGCTGAACGCACAAAATGaagatggaaaaaaaaaaacacaaaacaggaaaaatgagaaaaataaagacGTACAAGAATCGTATGACGATGGTGATGCACTTTATTCCAGAGCCAAAGATACTGTCACAACACCCAATATTGATGGGATGGAAAGGCTTAAGAAAAAATCCAAAGTGATTAATGTGAATGATACTAGTAACATCACAAATACTGATGAATTCAAGATTGTTTCTGCTCCAGCGCCTGAATTTCATCTAGACTTTGAATATGAGAAAGATTCTAATGAGTATGGTTCCGACGATAATGAAGACAGTTATGTGGATGACACTACTGGATTAGATGTGAATAATTATGTTCCGCCCCCTATTGATCCCAACGATCCCTTAAGTTCTCTATTTGAATATGAAGAGGAGGAACCAATGGACTACCAAgcagaagaggaagaaagTTTAGAAGAGGTATCAAATGAAGTTTTGGTTGGATTTGCAAGGATTTATAGTGGCACACTAAAAATTGGTCAAGAAATATCCATATTGGAACCAAAGTATGATCCTTCAACACCTGATAAACATATTAAAAGTGCAGTTATTACTGAtttgtatttgtttatGGGAAAAGActtaatttctttaaacGAAGTTCCAGCAGGTAATATTGTAGGCATAGCAGGACTAGatcataaaattttaaaaaatggtaCATTGATCGAGCCTGGTATCAAGGGTGTCAATTTGGCAGGGAGTACCTTTCACTCTCGACCAATTGTTCGTGTTGCTTTGGAATCAGCAGACCCTACTCAGATGAATAAATTGGTTAGAGgattagaattattaaaccAAGCGGATCCATGTGTGGAAACGTATGTTGAAGATAATGGCGAACATATTTTGTGCACCGCCGGTGAATTACACTTGGAAAGGTGTTTAAATGATTTAGAAGAGAGATTTGCAGGCATTGAGATCACAAGAAGTGACCCAGTCATTCCATACATGGAAACATATATTTCGACGACTGATATGAATCCTCCCCGTAACTCAGAAGCTGGAAGAGGTTTTGTTCAGTTTAACTTGGGCGAATATAAATTAACGTTACATACTATGCCATTGGCTAGAGAGCTCACTCAGTTTCTCATAAATAATCAAGAATCCATCAAACAAATGaataaacataaaaagattgatattaaatttaaagagAATATAAGCAAATTATTGCCAAAACCATTAAATGTTTCAAACATAACCTCATTTGGTGGTAAAAGATGTGGGCCAaatatccttttttcttcgaATAATGTTTTAAGAAATTACTTTGAGTTTGTTTCTAAAGACAAATTTGCCTATGCGGATTCAATAATCAATGGGTTTCAATTAGCGTGCAATGAAGGACCTTTGTGTAAAGAAGAAGTCCAAGGAATGGCAATAATTGTAGATGATGTTTATAAGATGACCGAAGAAGAGATTGCTGCATTATGTGTTCCAAATTATCAAATAGTAGTTCCAAATTTGAGTGGTCGGTTTATGACTTGCACAAGAGATGCTATCCACGAATCATTTTTAGACTGGTCACCAAGAATAATGTTGGCTATTTACTCATGTGCTATCCAAGCACCTGTGGAAGTTTTAGGGAAAGTTTACGCTGTTGTTCAAAAAAGACATGGCAGAATTGTTTCAGAAGAAATGAAAGAGGGTACTCCATTTTTCGAAATTATCGCACGTATACCCGTTGTTGAAGCTTTTGGGTTCAGTGATGATATTCGGAAAAGAACATCAGGTGCAGCACAACCTCAATTGGTATTTTCAGGATTTGAGTCGATTGATTTGGATCCATTTTGGGTTCCAACCACGGAAGAGGAATTGGAAAAACTAGGTGAGTTTGCCGATAAGGAAAATATAGCTAGAAAGCACATGAATGCAATTAGGAAAAGAAAGGGGTTATTTGTTGATGAAAAAGTTGTCAAAAACGctgaaaaacaaagaacCTTAAAAAAGGACTGA
- the CHS7 gene encoding Chs7p (similar to Saccharomyces cerevisiae YHR142W | CHS7 | CHitin Synthase-related), translated as MKFNNFYRLCSKTPILLCTLIRSTDYLTGHNITYKNKDTFTDEPLKNPLKLNILPTCYSRSIFVANTIIFQIGNAIINIGTLFILSIILYSIRQKFTAIGRDEYMYLFQLIICFILLSLIADCGVAPPNSISYSYIVAIQVAFAGASCWALTVSGLLNFRFWEDGTRKSMFIIRGISFIGFSLNLFACLAISLKWFTDSSSNNNNSVGDGNHNNEHAIILMTVIFVSNALCILIFIASQFLASIFVSKNYWGFGVVCINVLFFVTGLIVTFGISDIVCEKTKHYLDGLFFGSLFNLFSYMMIYKVWDINTSKDLEFNVYLNNEDETIYNEYKLGIK; from the coding sequence atgaagtTTAATAACTTTTATCGTTTATGTTCTAAAACACCCATTCTGTTATGTACTTTGATAAGATCAACAGATTATCTTACAGGACACAATATTACGTACAAAAATAAGGACACTTTTACTGATGAGCCTCTAAAAAATccattaaaattaaacattttACCAACATGTTACAGTAGGTCTATATTTGTTGCaaatacaataatatttcagATAGGTAATGCAATTATAAATATCGGCAcactatttattttatcaatcATATTATACAGTATTAGACAAAAATTCACAGCTATTGGAAGAGATGAGTATATGTATCTATTTCAActaattatttgttttattttgctaAGCCTAATAGCTGATTGCGGCGTTGCCCCACCAAATTCTATATCATATTCCTATATTGTAGCAATCCAAGTTGCATTTGCTGGTGCTTCATGTTGGGCACTAACCGTCAGTGGTTTGTTAAATTTTAGATTTTGGGAAGATGGTACTCGTAAAAGTATGTTTATAATCAGAGGCATATCATTTATAGGGTTTAGTTTGAACTTGTTTGCGTGTCTAGCAATTTCATTGAAATGGTTTACAgatagtagtagtaataataataatagtgttGGCGATGGCAACCATAACAACGAGCATGCCATTATATTAATGACTGTAATATTTGTATCAAATGCTCTCTGTATACTGATTTTTATAGCCTCTCAATTTTTGGCTTCTATATTTGtgtcaaaaaattattgggGATTTGGTGTTGTTTGTATAAAtgtattgttttttgttacaGGGCTAATAGTTACCTTTGGAATTAGTGATATAGTATGTGAAAAGACAAAACATTATTTGGatggtttgttttttggaagtttatttaacttattttcatatatGATGATTTATAAAGTTTGGGACATTAATACTTCGAAAGATTTGGAATTTAATGTATATCTCAATAATGAAGACGAAACCATATATAATGAATATAAATTAGGTATTAAGTAG
- the IBD2 gene encoding Ibd2p (similar to Saccharomyces cerevisiae YNL164C | IBD2 | Inhibition of Bud Division 2) — MTKKASIEIVSKDGPIDFNLMVTEGLKALAKTFDDPEFWNTKLRNSNAIGGSTHYLDGIPCNENEEQEENRWNNKRQQNSSNDLLIVDNENNNADCSKIQHYSNNDVIMDKDSDSEDNETMDLDNLGNYHIHEPTKPNKSYGNSFEIRFTTSGANNNKRDLIEKDECDIMITQDILRENDGMEVLDEKEMNTLNAAIEDKINGLFETTLDNNIDVVCDKNDAAASRLRNKKKKKKKKKKKKAKNKNKECDTEDKLYGDINQQDHFNVEHDRRECCPDEFEHHTATKSKCNNNLFKMLPEELIKNHNARKEPNFSYLAYLEKPLCVFCEYYLVFGEFPINTIKWFNKKTKGCTCHTFGHHVE; from the coding sequence ATGACTAAAAAAGCATCTATTGAAATAGTGTCTAAAGATGGGCctattgattttaatttaatggTTACAGAGGGGCTAAAAGCATTAGCAAAGACATTTGATGATCCAGAGTTTTGGAATACAAAACTGCGAAATTCAAATGCTATTGGTGGCTCTACACATTATTTAGATGGAATACCGTGCAACGAAAATGAggaacaagaagaaaatcGCTGGAATAACAAGAGACAACAGAACAGCTCTAATGATTTGTTAATTGTTgacaatgaaaataataatgctgaTTGTAGTAAAATCCAACattatagtaataatgacGTTATTATGGACAAGGATAGTGATTCTGAAGACAATGAAACAATGGACTTGGATAATTTAGGTAATTACCATATCCATGAACCAACAAAGCCTAATAAATCCTATGGTAATTCCTTTGAAATAAGGTTTACCACAAGTGgtgctaataataataaaagagaCCTGATAGAGAAAGATGAATGCGATATTATGATCACACAAGATATTCTAAGAGAGAATGATGGAATGGAAGTTTTGGATGAAAAAGAGATGAATACATTGAATGCTGCAATCGAAGATAAAATTAACGGATTGTTTGAAACAACTTTAGATAATAACATCGATGTTGTTTGTGATAAAAACGATGCAGCTGCGAGTCGTTTAAGgaataagaaaaagaaaaaaaaaaaaaaaaaaaaaaaaaaggcaaagaataaaaataaagaatgcGATACAGAAGACAAATTATATGGCGACATTAATCAGCAGGACCACTTTAATGTGGAACATGATCGTAGAGAATGTTGTCCTGATGAATTTGAACATCATACGGCCACTAAAAGTAAATGTAATAACAATTTGTTCAAAATGCTTCCAGaagaattaataaaaaaccaTAATGCTAGAAAAGAACCTAACTTTAGTTACTTAGCATATCTGGAAAAGCCATTATGCGTTTTTTGTGAATATTACTTGGTATTTGGTGAATTCCctattaatactattaaatggtttaataaaaaaacaaagggATGCACTTGTCATACTTTTGGACACCACGTTGAGTGA
- the CBK1 gene encoding serine/threonine protein kinase CBK1 (similar to Saccharomyces cerevisiae YNL161W | CBK1 | Cell wall Biosynthesis Kinase): MFGMNSKNSNINQHQYYNNNNNNNNNNQQQQMYGTNTGNNTQYPYSQYNYNNTSNNVTTSTNDNHQQQMCYQDNQYMQGYPNNTSIPHYQQQQQQQQQQQQQQQQQQQQQQGNIAPPPSGNSLYMHNNHSNSNVNNTGNSNDPSSPTVQFDQKQKQNAYNGNFNNYTPHQQVDTSTTNNKQIKNNNGNPMGTGVFPLNDGSSNTHSSLVASAANTRETTPTNNGTNNNYMYFERRPDLLSKSTQDKAAAVKLRIENFYQTSVNYAIERNQRRVELETNLQYHHQDWSDERKQRELGNLGRKESQFLRLRRTRLSLDDFKTVKVIGKGAFGEVRLVQKKDTGKIYAMKTLLKSEMYKKDQLAHVKAERDVLAGADSPWVVSLYYSFQDSQYLYLIMEFLPGGDLMTMLIRWQIFTEDVTRFYIAECILAIEAIHKLGFIHRDIKPDNILIDIRGHIKLSDFGLSTGFHKTHDSTYYKKLLQQTATDGSNGNSNNTLSKPPSANTASHRNTMVVDAIHLTMTNRQQMQTWRKSRRLMAYSTVGTPDYIAPEIFLYQGYGQECDWWSLGAIMYECLIGWPPFCSETPQETYKKIMNFEQTLQFPDDIHISYEAEDLIRRLLTHADHRMGTNGGANEIKTHPFFRGVDWNTIRQVEAPYIPKLSSITDTRFFPTDELENIPDSPAMALAKEKERMLQQQQQPQQQAGYEGVMTKKSRQQDLPFIGYTYSRFDYLTTKNAL, from the coding sequence ATGTTTGGAATGAACAGTAAGAATAGTAACATTAATCAAcatcaatattataataataataataataataataataataatcaacaacaacaaatgtATGGCACTAATACTGGTAACAATACTCAATATCCATATAGTCAATACAATTATAACAATACTAGTAACAATGTTACAACATCCACTAACGATAATcaccaacaacaaatgTGTTACCAAGATAATCAATATATGCAAGGGTATCCCAATAATACATCTATTCCACActatcaacaacaacaacaacaacaacaacaacaacaacaacaacaacaacaacaacaacaacaacaacaaggaAATATAGCACCGCCACCTTCCGGGAACTCTCTCTATATGCATAATAATCATAGCAACTCTAACGTTAACAATACAGGCAATTCTAATGACCCTTCCAGTCCTACTGTCCAATTTgatcaaaaacaaaaacaaaacgcttataatggtaattttaataactaCACCCCTCATCAACAAGTAGATACCAGCACCACaaacaataaacaaataaaaaataacaacggGAATCCTATGGGAACCGGTGTTTTTCCACTTAATGATGGTAGCAGCAATACCCATTCTTCGTTGGTTGCCTCTGCGGCAAATACCAGAGAAACCACACCTACAAATAATggtactaataataactatATGTATTTTGAGAGGAGACCTGATTTATTGAGCAAATCCACACAAGACAAAGCAGCTGCAGTTAAATTGCGTATTGAGAACTTCTATCAAACCTCGGTTAATTATGCAATTGAAAGAAACCAAAGACGAGTTGAATTAGAAACTAATTTACAATATCATCACCAAGATTGGAGTGATGAAAGGAAACAACGTGAATTGGGCAATTTAGGTCGTAAAGAATCTCAATTTTTAAGATTGAGAAGGACGAGATTATCACTAGATGATTTTAAAACGGTCAAAGTTATTGGTAAAGGTGCGTTTGGTGAGGTCCGGCTAgtacaaaaaaaggatacTGGGAAAATATATGCTATGAAGACGCTATTGAAGTCTGAAATGTACAAAAAAGACCAACTAGCTCATGTTAAGGCCGAAAGAGATGTCTTGGCTGGTGCAGATTCTCCATGGGTTGTTTCTTTGTATTATTCTTTCCAAGATAGTCAATACTTGTATTTAATTATGGAATTTTTGCCTGGTGGTGATTTGATGACTATGTTAATTAGGTGGCAGATCTTTACTGAGGATGTTACGAGATTTTATATAGCCGAATGTATTTTGGCAATTGAGGCTATTCACAAGCTAGGTTTTATCCATAGAGATATTAAGCCGGACAACATTTTGATTGACATTAGAGGCCATATTAAACTAAGTGATTTTGGGTTGTCTACTGGCTTTCACAAGACACACGATTCTACgtattacaaaaaattactacAACAAACAGCCACTGATGGGAGCAACGGTAACAGCAATAATACATTATCTAAACCCCCAAGTGCCAATACTGCTAGTCATAGAAATACAATGGTTGTGGATGCCATTCATCTAACAATGACCAATAGACAACAAATGCAAACGTGGAGGAAATCTAGAAGGTTAATGGCGTACTCAACAGTTGGTACCCCTGATTATATTGCACCggaaatttttctttatcaaGGCTACGGGCAAGAATGTGACTGGTGGTCGTTGGGTGCGATTATGTATGAATGTTTAATTGGCTGGCCACCATTTTGTAGTGAAACTCCTCAGGAAACATATAAGAAGATCATGAATTTCGAACAGACTTTACAGTTTCCAGATGATATCCATATTAGTTACGAGGCTGAAGATTTGATTAGAAGATTATTAACACATGCTGATCACAGAATGGGTACAAACGGGGGAGCGAATGAAATCAAAACACATCCATTTTTTAGAGGTGTTGATTGGAATACCATACGTCAAGTTGAAGCGCCATATATACCTAAACTAAGTAGTATTACCGATACTAGGTTTTTCCCAACTGatgaattggaaaatattcCAGATAGTCCTGCGATGGCGTTAGctaaagagaaagaaaggaTGTtgcaacaacagcaacagccACAGCAACAAGCCGGTTATGAGGGTGTGATGACGAAGAAGAGTAGACAGCAGGACTTGCCATTTATTGGGTATACTTATTCTAGATTTGATTATTTAACTACGAAAAATGCATTGTAA
- the RPL42A gene encoding 60S ribosomal protein eL42 (similar to Saccharomyces cerevisiae YNL162W | RPL42A | Ribosomal Protein of the Large subunit (paralog of YHR141C | RPL42B) | uncharacterized intron close to the beginning of the gene), translated as VNVPKTRKTYCKGKNCRKHTQHKVTQYKAGKASLFAQGKRRYDRKQSGFGGQTKPVFHKKAKTTKKVVLRLECVACKAKTQLSLKRCKHFELGGEKKQKGQALQF; from the coding sequence GTTAACGTTCCAAAGACCAGAAAGACTTACTGTAAGGGTAAGAACTGTCGTAAACACACCCAACACAAGGTTACCCAGTACAAGGCTGGTAAGGCTTCCTTGTTTGCTCAAGGTAAGAGACGTTATGATCGTAAACAAAGTGGTTTCGGTGGTCAAACTAAACCAGTTTTCCACAAGAAAGCTAAGACTACCAAGAAGGTTGTTTTAAGATTGGAATGTGTTGCTTGTAAGGCCAAGACTCAATTGTCTTTGAAGAGATGTAAGCACTTTGAATTGGGTGGtgaaaagaaacaaaaggGTCAAGctttacaattttaa